A stretch of Osmia bicornis bicornis unplaced genomic scaffold, iOsmBic2.1, whole genome shotgun sequence DNA encodes these proteins:
- the LOC123988710 gene encoding uncharacterized protein LOC123988710 — MQEERLDTMLSIVEDLQASTAKEPLTIIASEVEITKTTLMEMHLMFHQEHQALSRLWPVSQLDHGYYKTKVASQEEKVVLTARKLIAQLEHRLAPSTTTQTTTSTQPLAAKRSRLPEIALPKFEGEYNRWQAFKSAFTSVIMERDDLAEVDKLHYLKGAVSGNAAHVIAHLPATNEAFQKAWKLLDERFENKRLNVQSYMDRISDLKPMKQRRASSLIKMTNIIGETQEALTTFGLNDPHSCFLLNHLVRLLDSDTRERWESSLSAQTDYPTMSQLTTFLLGRARTLEQLERVAEQKTPQNTQTTSGRPASRDIRLVQQRASVHAAAATQSTTTTTTSSARPRTSALYPCALCAKDHFLTSCPAFRDKTVDERITVVKAQQLCVNCLGHHNLRSCRTAQRCKLCNEQHHTALHGGNLIRVLVPFPQTSQPATASTSSQPTAKASQTTQTQSAQH, encoded by the coding sequence ATGCAGGAGGAACGCCTGGACACGATGCTGTCCATCGTGGAAGACTTGCAGGCATCAACCGCGAAGGAGCCTCTGACCATCATCGCGTCAGAGGTGGAAATTACGAAAACCACCCTGATGGAGATGCACTTGATGTTCCATCAAGAGCATCAAGCCCTCAGCCGTCTGTGGCCGGTGTCACAGCTTGACCACGGCTATTACAAAACGAAGGTGGCCTCGCAGGAGGAGAAGGTCGTACTGACGGCCCGAAAGCTGATTGCTCAGCTGGAGCATCGACTTGCACCCAGCAcgaccacgcagaccacgaCGTCCACGCAGCCACTTGCAGCCAAAAGATCACGCTTGCCTGAAATTGCACTCCCCAAATTCGAAGGGGAGTACAACAGATGGCAGGCTTTTAAATCTGCCTTCACATCGGTGATAATGGAACGCGACGACCTCGCAGAAGTGGACAAGCTCCACTACCTCAAAGGAGCAGTTTCAGGCAACGCAGCCCACGTCATTGCTCATTTACCCGCTACAAACGAGGCCTTCCAAAAGGCCTGGAAGCTTCTCGATGAGCGGTTTGAGAACAAGCGGCTCAATGTCCAGTCCTACATGGACCGGATCTCTGATTTGAAGCCAATGAAGCAGCGAAGGGCCAGTTCGCTGATCAAGATGACGAACATCATCGGCGAAACGCAAGAGGCTTTGACCACGTTCGGGCTCAATGATCCTCACTCCTGCTTCTTACTGAACCACCTCGTCAGGCTGCTCGATTCAGACACGCGAGAACGCTGGGAGTCTTCTTTGAGCGCTCAGACGGACTATCCGACGATGTCGCAGCTCACGACATTCTTGCTGGGACGAGCCCGAACATTGGAACAGCTGGAGCGGGTGGCCGAACAAAAGACGCCGCAGAACACGCAGACCACGTCAGGACGCCCCGCCAGTCGCGACATCCGGCTGGTGCAACAGCGAGCTTCCGTCCACGCAGCCGCCGCAACGCAGTCCACGACAACGACGACCACGTCCTCTGCACGCCCACGCACCTCAGCGCTCTATCCTTGTGCGCTCTGCGCCAAGGATCATTTCTTGACATCGTGCCCTGCATTCAGGGACAAAACCGTGGATGAGCGGATAACTGTGGTGAAGGCTCAGCAGTTGTGCGTGAACTGTTTGGGCCACCACAATCTGAGAAGCTGCCGTACAGCACAACGGTGTAAGCTCTGCAATGAGCAGCACCACACGGCATTACATGGTGGCAACCTCATCAGGGTGTTGGTGCCATTCCCGCAGACCTCGCAGCCCgcgaccgcctccacgtctTCGCAGCCCACGGCGAAGGCATCACAGACCACGCAAACACAATCAGCACAACATTGA